The Thermodesulfobacteriota bacterium sequence ACATCATCCGCAGTGGACCCAACGCCGGTCATGATATCTATCAAACCATTTTGGATCGGGCTCCAATTACGAACCTAGAGATTGAAGCCTATGTAGCCGACGGATCCATCGTTCCTCTCTTGATCTCCAGCGCCCCTCTTACCGACGCTGAAAATTTGATGACAGGCACTATCAGCTACATGCGAGACATGACGGTGCGGAAACAGACTGAAGAGCGCATTCGTACTCTCTCCCAACAACTTATTCGGACACGGGAGGTGGAACTTAGTGGTATTGCGCGTGACTTACACGATCAATTAGCGCAGAACCTGTACGCCCTGAACATACAACTCTCTACATTTATCAAGAGGCTTCCGCGGTCAGGTATAGACCATACAGTTCAGCCACAGGAATTGCTGGATTCTCTTCAGAGCATCATGAGCGATGTCCGGAAGATGGTCTTCACCATTCATCCTCCCAGCCTCAACACGCTTGGCTTAGTCTGTACGCTCAACAACTTATGCAAGAACATATCGAAGATTCACGGGTTAACGATCGTTTTCAAGTCGGCAGGGTTGGATGCACTGAACATGAATTTCGACGAAAAGATTGCAGTCTACCGTATTGTCCAAGAGGGGCTAACAAACATTGTCAAACACGCGAATGCAAAGAACGCGACGATTCGCATCGTTTTTTCTTACCCTAAGATCATTATACGAATTGAAGACGACGGAGATGGCTTCTTTGTAGAAGGGTTGGCAGCGAAGCACAACACGGATGCAGGCATGGGGATCTGGAGCATGAAGGAGCGAGTGGGACTGCTCAACGGCCGAATGACAACGCGCTCCGAGATTGGGCGAGGCACGAAGATACTTGTCGAGATACCTTTTCAGGGCGACGATCGAGGGGTCTCATGAGCCTGACTACCGATTCAAAGGTCGGCATTCTCCTCGTAGACGACCACACGTTGTTTAGAAAGGGACTCAAGCTCCTTCTTGATGAAAGCCCTCAATTCGAGGTGGTCGGCGAGGCGGGCAGCGCCGAAGAGGCTTGCCAGATAGCGGGCGAACTAAGGCCGCCCATCGTCTTGATGGACATTGCGCTTCCGGGCAATAGCGGCTTGGAAGGGGCCCGCCTGATTTGCTCACAACACCCACCGACAAAAGTCATCATGATCAGCATGCACTCAAAGAAGGAATACATCATCCAAGCCCTTCAGTCAGGTGCGGTCGGCTTTATAGTAAAAGACAGTACTCCTGACATGCTTTTGACTGCATTGGATACCGTTTCAAAGGGACACTATTACTTCGACCACACCGCAATGGATGAGATCGTACAATACGTACTGGACCGCAGCACCGGGGCGCTCTCTGCATCAGAATCGAATTACGACAAACTCACCCAAAGAGAACAGGAGGTCATGAGATTTGTGGCGGAAGGTCTGACGACGAAGCAGATCGCTTCCCACCTGTGTATCAGCCCGAAGACGGTGGAGAACCACCGGACCAAGATCATGGACAAGCTCCACGTCGACAATATCGTAGATGTCGTCAAATACGCAGCCAAACTCGGCATTATCAACATACCCACTTGAGGGAGCTTTCCATGGAGATGAGTGGAGTCTCGCGCTCCAGGACCATGAAGGCCTTTGCGATGCTTGGAATCGGAGAGACCGGTTTCGTCGAGAAGCCCATACCGGAACCGGGTCCGAACGACGCCATTATCCAGACGACCGCCGCCTTGGTCTGCACCAGCGATTGACACACGGTCCAGGGCTCGGTCGGAGTCCAGCACAACCTGACGATTGGCCACGAAGGGGTGGGAATCGTCTACCGGCGCGGCAGCGAAGTACGCGCGGTGAACGAAGGCGACCGCGTCGCGGTCAATGCGATCACGCCGTGCTTCCGCTGCGCCCCATGCCAACAGGGGGCCACGTCCCATTGCGGCGGGCTGCTGGGGGGCTGGAAGCTGTCCCACTTAAAGGACGGCGTGTTTGCCGAATACTTCCACGTGAACGACGCGGAGGCCAACCTGGCGTTGGTACCTGACTCCATCAGCGACGAGGCGGCGTGTTACGCCACCGACATGATGCCAACCGGGCTGCGGGGGGCAGAGCTGGCAGACATCCCACTGGGCGGGACGGTGGCGATCTTCGGCCAGGGGCCGGTGGGTCTGATGGCGACGGCCGGGGCCCGGCTGAGAGGGGCCGGACTCATCATCGCCGTCGACAAACGACCCAATCGGCTGGAGTTGGCAAAAGCTTTCGGTGCGGACATCACCCTGGACTTCACCGCCGTGGATCCCGACGAAGAGATCATAGAAATTACGAGAGGGGTCGGCGTTGACGCGGCCCTGGAGGCGATCGGCTCACAGATGGCGATGGACTCCTGTCTTCAAACCACACGGCCAGGGGGAACGATCGTGAACCTGGGGATTCACAGCGACGGCGATAGTATCGACCTTCCGATCGACGCCTGGGGCCGAGGGATGAGCGACAAGACCATTCGCAGCGTCCTGTGCCCCGGCGGAAGAGAGAACATGAAACGGATGATGAGGCTCATCGAGACAGGCCGGATCGACCCCACCAAGCTCACGACGCACACCTTCCGTTTCGATCAATTGGAGAAAGCGTTCGGGATGATGAGCAAGAAGGCTGACAATATCATCAAACCCCTTATTCTGTTTTGAGAGGTCTCGGCCAGACGCCCTACCGTTCCGGAACGGAAAAGGGACGAGACGGCAACGGCCGCAGTAGGAACGCGGGTCGCCCCGCGCCCCCTGCACAGATCCAGGCGTGACTTCGGGCGGCGTGAGCCTGGCAGTACGTACGTCGGTCGGGGCGCGGCGATCGTGCAACAGCCCCCGTTTCTTCGCCAACTGGTTGCTCATGGAGTAGGTTGGAAAGCGGCGTTCCCTTCGCTCCCTGAGGACGTGCCGGCCGTCCCGGCCGTCCCCATTCCCCCGTCCTACCTCCCTTCAGAAGGAGCTCATCCAATGGACCCACTCTCCGTGACCGGCCTGGAACTCTTGCAGGGGATCATCGACGGCAGGTTTCCCCGGCCGTCGATCTTCGACACGATCCCGCTTCGCCCGGTGGAAGCGAGCCGGGGTTACATCAAGTTCCTCGCCCATGCGGACGAGCGCCACAAGAACCTGTTTGGGGGCGTTCACGGTGGGTACGTCGCTGCTGTGCTCGACTCGGCGCTCGGGTGCGCGCTGCAAACGGCCCTCGACGTGGGAGTCGGTCACGCGATGGTCGACCTGTCGGTCAAGATGCTCCGGCCGATTCCCTTCGACCAGGAGCTGATCGCCGAGGGCCGGCTCCTCCACCTCTCGAGGACCATCGGCGCGGTGGAGGGCACCCTCAAGAACGAGGCGGGCCAGCTCTTCGCCCACGGCACGGGCACGGCGGTCGTCCGTCGACCGTAGCAGAACGTGGCTAAGCGGACTGCACCCCGCCCCAGCCACGGGGAGCCGGGCCGCAGCATCCGACGAGGCTTCGTGAGCGCGGCGGGCGCCGCCGCTCCCCGCCCCTCGGGGGCCTTCCGGAGCACGGCTCGCGAACGAAGGGAAACGCTCCTTTCTAGGAGGGTTGGCCGGGGCGTAGGCGGAAGGGGCGTCATGCCAAGGGGTCCGCGTCGCGGCACGGCCGGGAGCCCTCCCATCGAGGGCTCCCGGCGAGCGGTATCGCGCAGCGATCGGGTCGCTGCGCCGCTGCCGCTGGGCGAGCGTGGGGCTCCTACTGCCTGGCCAGGCTGACGGGGCTCGAGATTGCGTTGTCCATCCCCAGGTCCAGGAAGAAGGTCGCGGTCAGCGTCGATCCCGAGACGGTGCCGTTGGTGAGGGTCGCGACGAAGGGCGCGGTGCCGATGAAGCCGTCGCCTTCGGCCTCGACCTTTCCGGAGGTCCCCGAGACGGAGCCGAAGAAGTCCTCGATCGGCGCCCCCCCACCCGGGTCGCACTCCGTCCCCGAGACGAGCACCGTCGCGATGGTGCCGCTCACGTCGAAGGCGCCCTCGTAGGGGTCGGCGAGGGTTCCGCTCCCCGTCACGGTCACGTCCACGATGCCCGAGAGGGAGTGCTCCCAGACGCAGCCCAGCCCGGTCTCGGTCATCGTCCCCGAGAAGGGACCGGAGTACATCCCCGTACCGCCCACCGGCGGGCAGTCGCGAAGACACACGCCCCCCACGGTCTCGACCCACTCCGGCACGGTTTCGCTCTTCGCCTCCAAGAGCCCCTTGTGGGCGTCGAAGGGGTTCCTGCGGACCCGGTCGGCCAGGGAAGCTGCCGTGACGGGATCGATCTCGTTGTTGACCAGGGCCTCGTAGATGTTCGCCCGGGCCTTCACCGAGGCGAGGGAGACGAAGACCTCCGGCTGGCCCAGTTCGAGGAGCATGCCCACGGGATCGGGCAGGAGCAGGCTGCTCGCGACCGTCGTGACGAAGGCCTCGACCGTCTGGTAGGCCGTGGTCTGCTTGAGGTCGGCGAACGCCTGCTGGAGCGTCTTGGGGGCCGGCACCCGGGCGCTGGAGGAGAAGCTGCCCCCCGCCACCTCGCCGTCCAGGTAGTCGGCCAGACTCTGCGGTCCCCCGGGCACCGCGTCCACAGCAGTTGCCCACTGATCCAGGGCCTCCACGAACTCCACGACGTCCATCTGCCCGTTCAAGGCGGCGGCGTCGAGGACCACGAGCGCGGCGACGGCGTCCGAAACGTCGCCTCCTTGATCGTCCGACCCCGAGCTTCCCCCTCCCCCGCCTCCACAGGCCCCGAGGACCAGGGGCGAGACAAGCAGGGCGAGTAAGACCGCCATCCATCGTTTGGACGAGTGCTTCATCGGATTCCTCCTCGGCGACAGGGGTCGCCTCGTGCAGGTGTTCCAGGGATTCCCAAGAGACAAATGGTCGATTTCCGGCGAGGGCACCGCGGCGGCGGGCGTGCCCTCACGTCAAAGGGCGCGACCCGCGGGCGCAAGCGACAGCGGACCGGACAGCGCAGCCGTCTCGGCGGAAACGATCGAGGAATGCTGGGATACGTGGGGTGTCCTTCCCGCAGAGCACCGCTTCCGTCGAAGCCAGTCCTGGCCTCGACGTCCGCCGACTTCGGGATGCTCTACGGCAAACCACCCAAACAACTTGAGTGCTCGGCCGCTCGGTGCGCCCTGGGCGTGTCCCCGTCCCCCTCGCGTCCCCGAATCATGGACATCCCCTGCGGCCATTTACCGCTGGCGGCGAATGCGATATGCGAGCCAGCGTTCCTCGAGGGAGTCCATGCGAAAGGTCCTCAGTCCTGTCTTGAGTATCGCCGTCCACGTATTCCGGCAGCGCAAAGGCACGAATACATGCCGACCCATGGGGCATCGCCTACAGTCCTCGCAAGGGCCGTTCCTGAAATCATTCCACTTCGTCCCCCGCCAGATGTCGCCTAGCGGCTGGCTGCGCACGTTTCCGACAACGTTTGCGTGCGTGTACTCGACCACGTTGCACGGGTGGACATCCCCACTGGCAAGGATCAGCGCCTGCCGACGGGGAATGCGGCAGGGCCGGTTGTCGGCGCGGTACCAACCCGCAGCCCACTGCTCGTAGCTGAGGTCTCTTGGCGAGAAGACCCGGCGCAGCGAAGCGATCGCCAGGGACCGGATGTCCCACTCCAGCCCTCGGCATCGATCGAGGGCCCGAGGAAGGATGTCTTCCCTGAATTCCAGGACCTGGCGGGGAGAGAGGCCATGCAGTCCGTCGAAATCCCCCTCCAGGTAGGACACCAGCCAACCGCTGGAACCCGCGCGTAGGTTGAGCTCCAGAAGATCTCCGAAGTCGCGATAGTTTTCGCGGGTTAGGATCGTCTGCGTGATCAGCGTAAAGCCCCGGTTCCCGCCCTGCTGCAGTCGCGCGAAGAGCTCGATGTTTCGGGTGGCCTTTTCCCACAACCCCTTGCTGCCTCGCATGGCATCGTGCCGGGACGCAACGTGGCTGTAGAGGGAGATGTCGAGCACGTCCAACCCGGCACCCAGCAGATCCGCGGCAATCGCATCTCCATCGAAGCTACCGTTCGAGTTCATCCTGACCCGCAGCCCGTGGCGTTTGCCGGCGCGAATCAGCTCTGTCAGTCGGGGATAGATCGTCGGTTCGCCGCCGCTGATCGTCAGGTGCCACACTCCCAGCGCCACGGCGTCCGAAAGCACGTTCTCCCAATCCATGAAGGACAGGGTGGGACCTCCCCTGAGATCGCGGTGCAGGCGGCGGCGGGAAGCGCAGGTCGGGCACGCCGCGGTGCAGGCCAGCGTTGGCTTGACGACCAAATGGTCGAGGCGCCTCGGCATGCTCTCCTCAGTTGGAAACCCCACGCAGCAGATTCAGCGCCGGTCGCAGCGGACCAAACCGGCGGTGCACCTTGTGCGTGTTCATGCTGTGGGAGCAAAAGGGACAGAAGTACTGACCGTCGGTGGCCGGCCCCCCGCACCGGCTGGCCATCCTGCGTGCGTTCAGGTAGTGGGCGCTGTTCCAGATCGCGGGAAATCCACACTCCCGAAGGTCCCCCAGCGCGGGCGTGGTCTTGCCGTTGCGTTGGCAGAGAAACACCTTTCCGTCCGACCGGATGTAGCTGAAGAACCACGCGGGGTAGCAGGGCGTGTGTTGCCACAGCCGGCCCCCCGTCCGGTAGTGGAGCAACATGGTGTCGATGTTGCTCTCGATGGAGAGCGCAGCAAGGCGAGGAATTATCCCTGCGAGGTCCTCTTGGAGGACCTCGCAATCCTGGGCGGAAGGTTGAAACCGGCGAAACGCGTCCTCTCCGAAATCCACCAGTGGAGAGAAGCACAGACGATCGCAGCCGCAGGCTTGCGCCAGGGGGACGACGCGCTCCACGTCCTGCGTGTTGTGTTGCGTCACGGACTGGCACAGCTCCAGCAAGGGAAAGCGGGCCCCGCGTTCCCGCTTGAGCCGGGTCAGACGCTTCATTCCCTCGACGATGTCTCCGAAACGCGGGGCGGCTTCCCTGCCCACCTGATCCGCAAAACCCTCCTCGGTGCCACTCCACAGACTCACCCTCAGCACATCCAGGCGAAGATCCATCAGCGTCCGGATCGTCCCCTCGGTAAGCGAGGTCCCGTTCGTGTACATGACCAGCTCGAATCCATTGCGCTTGGCTGTCTCGATCAGGTCGAACGCACGAGGATGCAGGAGTGGTTCTCCGGTGCCGACGAAGAACATGAGCCGCGTTCCCATTGCGTGAAGGTCCTCGCACAGCCGGCTGAACAAATTCGGGCAGATGTCTTCGCCAATGCTCTTGTCGCGCCTTGAGTCGACCAGTGGCGAATGCCATCTGCAGCACCGACATCTGAGATTGCAGCGGTGCGTGACATCAATGTGAACGTAGAGCGGCCCGACGTAGGCCCTCTGCCCGGACAACAATCCGCGAAACAAACCCAGTCGATATGTCCATGGAGCCGCCATCGGTTTACCTCCCCGAGGTTCGATCTTTCACCATTTCCTTTTGCGCGATACAGGCCAATCTTCTGCACCCACCCTCCCCTTCCCCGTATAGACAACGGTCCATGTAGTACCGAAATACAAAATTTGCCAACCCTGGGTGCGTCACAATGTAGTAACGACCTGCCCCACCCATGAGCTTCACGATCGCACCGAGAAACAAGCTGCCATAGTCGAACGGAAACATCTTGATAACTGTAAGACAAGATGGAAGGACTCCACGCAGCGCTTTGGCATCGAAGTGCCTGAAGTGCTTTTCTGGAATCTTCGCGTTTACATGGGGAACGCTGAGAATCAAGTGGCCGCCTGGCCGCAACAGGTCTACGGCAGCCGACAGAAAACGGGAGAGCGAACGAACGGGGATATGTTCGATGACCTCCAGAAGAGTCACTACATCGCACTTCGCATCCGGCAATTCCTCCAAGATGTCCATGCACTCGTAGCGGACGCCTGGATTCATGCGTCGGGCCAGTGAGATGGCCTTCGCCGAAGAGTCGATGCCCACGAGTTCTTTCCCGGGGAACCGAGCGTTCACCTCCGCCAAGAAGCGCCCGTCGCCACAACCGAGGTCGACGAGCGATCCGAAGGACAGGCCCTGAAGCAAGTCCAGCGTCACCCGCAGCCGGCCCAGGTAGCGGTAGCCCCACGACCAGTATTCGTGCTGGCGAAACTGTCCGTCGGAGAACACGGGCAGATAATGGTAGGGGAAGCGATACTGATCCTCCTGGGCGACTCGTGCCGGGGCCACCGGGGAGGCGGGATTCTCGTCCATGGTGTTCAGGGATCCGACCGCTGCGCGCACGGCGCCTGGAAGCGCTGACGAGCGAAGCCAAGCCCGGTCGCGATCTGCGTCAGTCCCAGCAAGAAGAGCAACGATAGCGCCTTCGAGCCACGGCAAACCTTGAAGGCGTGGCCCATCAGAGCGCAGTAGAAACGAAACGGCTCAAGGCGGATACGTTCCCGGCGGCGGCGGGATCGCAGGAGGTGGAAGCGGAAAGCGCCCCTGCCGTAGCAAAAATGCTGCCGCAGAAACGAGCGCATGGACAAGTGGTGGGCGTGAAACACGACCGCCTCGGGCACATACACCAGTCGGTGCCCAGCGCTCAGAAGGCGGTCGCAGAAATCGCGGTCCTCTCCCGCGGCATGGGGGAAGCACGTATCGAAGCCGCCGACCCGGTGAAACAGCCTGGAGGAGATCACCAGATTGTTGGAGGTCAGGAAACGCGCCCGATCGGGGGTGGTGTTGTGGCGGGCATAGAGAAACCCGATGAGATCCTGGCTGGCCTGCGAGAAGGGATTGCCTGTCAGAAGATTCTCCGTGTGCCCCGTTGCCGCGCAGTCGGGGTGTTCGCGGAAGACGCCCGCCATGACCCGCAGCCAGGTTGCCGAGACGCGACAGTCATCGTCCACGAAGGCCAGATAATCGCCCTGGGCCAGCTTCGCGCCGCGGTTGCGCGCGGCAGCGGGTCCTGCATGGCCCTGTCGCACGTGCCGGACGGGCAGTGGGCCGGCGAAGGACGGCGTGACCGAATCGGGCACCGGCGCACCACCGTCGTCAACCACGATGACTTCCATCCGGTCCTTCGGGTAGTCGGCGTCGGCGATCGCCTGCAGACACTGGGCCAAAGACTGCGGACGCATGTAGGTAGGGATGACGATGGAGAAGAAGGGAAGCTCCTGCTCCGGCGAAGATCCGCCTCCCGGAAATGCCCGCCGGGTCTGTTTTAACCGGGCCGGGGGCCTCGCAGGGGCCGTCCCTCCGCCCACGACCCCGGTCTCCATGTCATCGCGCATCGGATCGGGTTTGCTCATGGGATGAGGTCGACGCCGGGGACAGCGCCTTGGGGATACCCGCAGGCATCGGGCCGGGGTCCCCGGAAATAGCCTGTCGCTTCGCCCGCGGTCCACGAGAGGATGCCCAGCACGGTCACGGGTAGCGCCTTGAGATACGAAGCCCGGTAGGACCCGGCGAATAGGCCGTGGCCCGCGTTTTTCAAGAGAAGTTTCAGAAAGATCAATGGGCACAGGAAGAAGTAGCCCATCCTTCTCCTGATCGAAATCGCCCTGGCCATGCAACGCATACGTGCGAAGCTCATGCCGTGAAAGAACTCGTGGCGCAGAAATCTTCCCAAATGTTGCAAGTTGCGGTGAAAAACTATGATCGCCGGGTCAAATCGAATGGCGATCCCCCCTCGGGCAAGACGCCAATGGAATTCCGTGTCCGAACAGTAGGTCCCTTCGATGAACTTTCCGTAGGCGTCGAAGATCCACCGCCGATAGCTGATATTCGCGCAGGCCATGTCGGCCACGAGGCGGGAACGCCCGGACGGTTGCCAAGCGCTGAACTCCGTAAAGTAGGCCCCCCACCCGACATAGCTCTCCGGATTGCCACAGGCGATCGCCCCCCCAACGACCGGATGCGCCCCCTCGTGGGATCGAAGCACGTCTTCCAGCCAGGTAGGCCCCATGGAGCAATCCGCATCCGTGAGCACGATGATTTGCCCGCGGGCGGCGCGGATTCCCTCATTTCGAGCGTCCCCGCAGAACATGCGGGTCGGGAACTCCAGCAGACGGACGTCGGGGAAGTGCTGTTTGACGAAAGCTCCCGTGCCGTCCTCGGAACTGTCCACGACGATGATCTCGCAAAACTCCCGTGCTGATTGCCTCTCCAGTGATGCAAGGGTGTCGCCGATCGTCGCCACGGCATTGTAGGCGGCGACAACCACGGATAGGACCGGCATGGGTCTGCCTCCCGCATCGCGCACCGGCGGGTGCGCTCCGAGGGAACCGTCGGCGGAGGCTCGCTCTTGCGGGAGGAAGGGAAACATTCGAGCGTCGGGACCGACGGTTTCGGCCTCGCCTCCTTCGGGCTCGGCGCTGTCGTTCCTCGGTGGCACGCTCTTTGGGAAGCTGTCTGCCCAGCCCATTTTGTTCCTCGCGTGCCGCCCGTGGTGCGCGCGTCTCTGCGACGGGACGGGCCAAGAGGGCGCCACCGTCCAGGGACCCATTCGGAGGAAGTCCGAGTCTTCTCGGGGGCCGGGCACCTCCGGCTCCCACCCCGGCCGCAGGGTTGGTAGCACGGGCCGGCCGGGCCGGTCAATCCGGATTTCTGTGCCGGATTTCTGTGCCTGAGGTCTGGGTCGTCTGGACACGCCCCCGGTCGACGACCCGAATCTTCCCGGGACGATGCAGGTGACGGTCGCGCTTGAGCAGGTGTCCTGCGGGACGGAGCTGCACATCACCCAGGAAGGTGTTCCGGACGTCATTCCTGCGGAGGGCTGCCATCTGGGCTGGCAGGAGTCGCTGGCCCTTCTCGCGAAGCTGGTCGAGGCGGAGATTCCGGACGAGACGTGACGGACCCGCTCGCCTTCGTTCCAAGAAGCGGTCTGCAGCGTACACGCAAAGAGGGCCGCCCTTGGGGGGCGGCCCTCTCGCAGGTGCTGCGCGTGCCCGGCTCAGCGCTTGGAGAACTGGGGGCTCTTGCGGGCCTTGTGGTGGCCGTACTTCTTGCTCTCCACGATCCGGGGGTCCCGGGTGAGGAAGCCGGCCTTCTTCAAAACCGGGCGCAGGTCCTCTTCCAGGGCCACCAGGGCCCGGGCGATGCCGTGGCGCACGGCCTCGGCCTGGCCGGTGATGCCGCCGCCGCGCACGCGCACCTTCACGTCATAGGTTCCGGCCCGTTCGGTGAGGACCAGGGGGCTCAGGGCCGCGCGCTGGTGGGCCTCTCGAGGAAAATAGGTCTCGAGGGTCTTGCCGTCGTTGACCTCGACCTTGCCGTCGCCGGGGACGACGGTCACGCGGGCGATGGCGGTCTTTCTCTTGCCGTGGCTCTGGATGCTCTGGGCCATGGGGGGTCCTCTCTACTGCTGGGCAGCCAGCGGCTTGGGCTGCTGGGCCTGGTGCGGGTGCTCGGAGTTCGCGTAGATCTTGAGCTTGGTCATCATCTGGCGACCGAGGTTGTTCTTGGGCAGCATGCCCTTCACCGCTCGGCGCAGCACTTCCTCGGGCTTGCGGTCGAGCATCTGGCGAGCGGTGCGCCCCTTGATGCCCCCCGGGTACCCCGAGTACCAGTAGTACATCTTCTGGTCCATCTTGCGCCCGGTCAGGTGCACCTTGTCGGCGTTCACGATCACGACGAAGTCCCCCGCGTCGGCGTGGGGGGTGTAGGTGGGCTTGTGCTTGCCCCGCAGGATCGACGCCACCTGGGTCGCCAGGCGCCCGAGGGTCGCGCCCTGGGCATCCACCACGAACCATTCCTTCTCAACCGTCTGCGCGGTGGCCATGAAGCTCTTCATGACGGCCAGCCTCCCAGGTCTGGGGGAAAATCGCGAAAGGCGGAATGCTACGCAGGCCGCCCGCCCCTGTCAAGGCCCAACGGGCCCCACCTCGGTAAGGGGAGCGCGTTTATAGCCCGAACGTTGACGCCGCGCAAGGGAAAACCCTATAAGGGTGCGTCTCGCAACCCGGAGGAGCCATGCACGGCGTCCGCGCTCTCTTGTTCCTGATCGTGCTCGTCGCCGTGACCGTGGGGGTGGGGGCCGCCGCCATGGTCGGGGGGTACGCCGACCGGCGCCGGCGCTGGGTGCGCCACTTGGCCTCGCTCTGGTCCCGGGTGGTCCTGGGCACGGCCGGGGTCACGGTGGAAGTGCAAGGGCGGGAGCTCCTGCCCCCGGGGGTGGCGCCGATTTTCGTGGCCAACCACCAGTCGAACCTGGACATCCCGGTCCTGAGCCTCGTGCTGCCCCGGGAGGTGCTGTGGCTCGCCAAGCGCGAGCTCTTCTCGATCCCCATCTTCGGCCAGGCCATCCGGGCAGTGGGCTACCTTCCCGTGGATCGGGGCGACGCAGAGGCGGCCCGGGCCTCTCTGGGAGCTGCCGCCGTGGAGGTCCGAAAGGGCTTCCCGGTCATCCTCTTCCCCGAGGGCACCCGAAGCCGAGATGGCCGCCTGCTCCCCTTCAAGCTGGGGTTCCTGCACCTGGCCGAGGAGAGCGGCGCGCCGGTGGTGCCGGTAGTCGTGCAGGGTACCGCTGCCCTGTGGCCGAAAGGAAGTCTGGCGGCCCGGCCCGGACGGGTGACGGTGCGCTTTCTGCCGCCCGTGTGCTACACGACCGCCGCCGACGGCGACGAGCGCCGCCGACGGGCCGCCGAGCTGCGCGACGTCATGGCTCGGGCCCTGGCGGGCCCGTGACCCCCGTGGGGACGGCGCCGCACCCCTCGGAGCTTCCTCGGGGGGGTGGCCGTGGGTGAGGCCCCGGCCGGGCCCGCCTGGACCCGGGTGATCCCCCTCGGGGGCCTCGAGGAGGTGGGCCTCAACGCGCTGGCCCTGGAGGCGGAGCGCGACCTCGTCCTCATCGACTGCGGCCTGCTCTTCCCCCCGCCGGACTGCCCCGGCATCGACTACCTGATCCCCGACTTCGCGTTCCTGCGGGAACGGCGCGAGAAGCTGCGGGCGGTGCTCCTGACCCACGGCCACGAGGACCACGTAGGGGCCCTGGGGCATCTCCTGGCGGAGCTCCCGGCGCCGGTGTACGGAACCCCCATGGCCCTGGGGCTCCTGGAGGCCCGGCTCGCCGAGGCGGCGCCCGCGACCCGCAGGCACTTGCAGCCGGTGGCGGCGGGAGACCAGGTAGAGACCGGGGCCTTTCGAGCTCGTTTCCTCCAGGTCACCCACTCGGTGCCGGGCGCCTGCGCCCTGGCCCTGGAGACCCCCGGGGGGCGCATCGTCCACACGGGGGACTTCACCTTCGACCCCAGCCCAGTGGACGGCCGCCGCACCGACGAGGCGGGCCTGGCGGCCTGGGCGCAGAGCGGCGTCGACCTGCTGTGCTGCGACAGCACCAACGCCCTGGTGCCCGGGGAGACCCCGCCGGAGAAGCGGGTGGGGGACGCCCTGCGCCGGCTCCTTCCCCGGGTCGGGGGGCGCGCCTACGTGAGCCTCTTCGCCACCAACGTCCACCGCATCCAGCAGGCGATGGAGGTGAGCCGGGAGGCGGGGCGGCGGGTGGTCTTTCTGGGGCGGTC is a genomic window containing:
- a CDS encoding glycosyltransferase, with translation MPVLSVVVAAYNAVATIGDTLASLERQSAREFCEIIVVDSSEDGTGAFVKQHFPDVRLLEFPTRMFCGDARNEGIRAARGQIIVLTDADCSMGPTWLEDVLRSHEGAHPVVGGAIACGNPESYVGWGAYFTEFSAWQPSGRSRLVADMACANISYRRWIFDAYGKFIEGTYCSDTEFHWRLARGGIAIRFDPAIIVFHRNLQHLGRFLRHEFFHGMSFARMRCMARAISIRRRMGYFFLCPLIFLKLLLKNAGHGLFAGSYRASYLKALPVTVLGILSWTAGEATGYFRGPRPDACGYPQGAVPGVDLIP
- the rpsI gene encoding 30S ribosomal protein S9 — protein: MAQSIQSHGKRKTAIARVTVVPGDGKVEVNDGKTLETYFPREAHQRAALSPLVLTERAGTYDVKVRVRGGGITGQAEAVRHGIARALVALEEDLRPVLKKAGFLTRDPRIVESKKYGHHKARKSPQFSKR
- the rplM gene encoding 50S ribosomal protein L13, whose translation is MKSFMATAQTVEKEWFVVDAQGATLGRLATQVASILRGKHKPTYTPHADAGDFVVIVNADKVHLTGRKMDQKMYYWYSGYPGGIKGRTARQMLDRKPEEVLRRAVKGMLPKNNLGRQMMTKLKIYANSEHPHQAQQPKPLAAQQ
- a CDS encoding lysophospholipid acyltransferase family protein; the protein is MHGVRALLFLIVLVAVTVGVGAAAMVGGYADRRRRWVRHLASLWSRVVLGTAGVTVEVQGRELLPPGVAPIFVANHQSNLDIPVLSLVLPREVLWLAKRELFSIPIFGQAIRAVGYLPVDRGDAEAARASLGAAAVEVRKGFPVILFPEGTRSRDGRLLPFKLGFLHLAEESGAPVVPVVVQGTAALWPKGSLAARPGRVTVRFLPPVCYTTAADGDERRRRAAELRDVMARALAGP
- a CDS encoding ribonuclease J, which gives rise to MGEAPAGPAWTRVIPLGGLEEVGLNALALEAERDLVLIDCGLLFPPPDCPGIDYLIPDFAFLRERREKLRAVLLTHGHEDHVGALGHLLAELPAPVYGTPMALGLLEARLAEAAPATRRHLQPVAAGDQVETGAFRARFLQVTHSVPGACALALETPGGRIVHTGDFTFDPSPVDGRRTDEAGLAAWAQSGVDLLCCDSTNALVPGETPPEKRVGDALRRLLPRVGGRAYVSLFATNVHRIQQAMEVSREAGRRVVFLGRSVVQCARLARRLGHLRLAPGDVVPELRASSLPRGALTVVLGGSQAEPGSALWRVAHGLEPRHRLSPGDAVILCARRIPGNEVPIRRLVDRCLRQGAQVHDTESSGVHVSGHPARDDLERMLRLVRPRHLLPVHGEARHRDALARLASDGGLGAERVFRGGNGQTLLREGGHVHPGPRVPVGRVVVDAGTVAAEGAALLADRRRLGASGV